One window of the Leishmania panamensis strain MHOM/PA/94/PSC-1 chromosome 16 sequence genome contains the following:
- a CDS encoding hypothetical protein (TriTrypDB/GeneDB-style sysID: LpmP.16.1520): MLAHNTALESAMTAKDNRHLKQCSISPYDASLVCVTGQGCVKFFSYADSHLFPASGGVEAPDVHYLAHTWLIEEESRLVVSTDNGDLLLFEQQQYKHPLPLSPSDGIAITALASYTKGFVCGGDMGLITLFERTLSKEMYRKVRTFRFAADGRYGAVTDLTTASKIGAEVPVIRAFTFTPPPAEELLAFLTSTKQIYSLNVPNADFTKAEDMIFQPVGQPFHTGGIVAVDTCVQRPLVATAGCDGSLFLWNSITNVVEMRHYFREEIFSMAMHPSGLHMIIAFTDSLRVFNIYEKELCEFKRLNIRNCTVCRFSHGGQYFAVANSTIIHVHYFYTCELLGHLRGHNSKVRSLSFVPPDDTRLISSGADGAVFEFSLCDFHKVRDSITKAMAYYCAAADVHTVWAVGNDRKMRQMDRGTMLQTIEYNLPGASMRCMLVSQSLKLLFGGCEDGTVRVFNTYLGEKLNGQVVDRGGGGASAGGVGGGGDGHHGNPRTITAPRDIMIESHTTHTGVVTDIALAHDGGMLVTAGEDGMVVFWDVVAPHHGTVKHIEYTTELLVDRRDLEASMQLLRNLTTQVKDLQQRMGQQKLKKEREHEEQISQLDREYRSEMQKQKSEIAVLQAAKGEQAIRFTEFMAEMEQKSAQVLRQTEEDYRCKIESLSSRADQLRHLLAEADAEHIRQKALLQAEVESQHQADKRRHQREFEALDEEHHRIAAEKERNDAETEAMCAIIEEDNDTEIVKAKEYYEKRLREQEEETALLQSVNNALLSKVNLSRAELESKMADITEKLRQQRVLESHIDSANRDIEALTNEVRERGEAIAERERRIQDLRTKNQELEKFKFVLEYKRKELKTQIEPKDSEISASKLKLEHMEAETSQYESSNEHLVLQIKSLRQKRAAQQKELDGIAARIAEAKSLQGRMWAEISDTYNDYRMSKDNKRLKLLAKTLYKNHTSGCRPVNQHQFTSARTATDEVKDYHRERDHLEGNLASLKKKITKDEENHRMEKQRITTENVILIKEINDLRKEARTLAAKAGVVRPTDPNGVSVYDEEYAREISVQQAEIGRLRAIVQQLEAQLKAKGLPLPVTDA; the protein is encoded by the coding sequence ATGCTTGCCCACAACACGGCACTGGAGAGCGCCATGACAGCCAAGGACAATCGTCACCTCAAGCAGTGCTCCATCTCTCCCTACGATGCTTCCCTTGTCTGCGTAACGGGGCAAGGCTGTGTGAAGTTCTTCTCCTACGCGGACAGCCACCTGTTCCCTGCCTCAGGCGGGGTGGAGGCGCCGGATGTGCACTACCTGGCCCACACCTGGCTaatcgaggaggagagtcgACTCGTCGTGTCCACCGACAACGGCGACCTCCTGCTctttgagcagcagcagtacaagCACCCCCTTCCGTTGTCCCCGTCTGACGGCATCGCCATCACGGCGCTGGCGTCCTACACGAAGGGCTTTgtctgcggcggcgacatGGGCCTCATCACGCTCTTCGAGCGGACACTCAGTAAGGAGATGTATCGCAAGGTGCGCACGTTCCGCTTCGCCGCTGACGGGCGGTACGGCGCCGTCACGGACTTGACGACGGCGTCGAAGATCGGCGCCGAGGTGCCGGTTATCCgcgccttcaccttcaccCCACCTCCTGCGGAGGAGCTACTTGCCTTTCTCACGAGTACAAAGCAGATTTACTCACTGAATGTGCCGAACGCCGATTTCACGAAGGCTGAGGACATGATCTTTCAGCCGGTTGGGCAGCCCTTCCACACGGGCGGCATTGTTGCGGTGGACACGTGCGTCCAGCGGCCGcttgtcgccaccgccggctgCGACGGAAGCTTGTTTCTGTGGAACAGCATCACCAATGTGGTGGAGATGCGCCATTACTTCCGCGAGGAGATTTTCAGCATGGCAATGCACCCGTCCGGACTGCACATGATCATCGCCTTCACCGACTCACTGCGTGTATTCAACATATACGAGAAGGAATTGTGCGAGTTCAAGCGTCTCAACATCCGCAACTGCACCGTGTGCCGCTTCAGCCATGGTGGGCAGTACTTCGCCGTTGCCAACTCCACCATCATCCACGTGCACTACTTCTACACGTGCGAGCTGCTGGGACACCTGCGCGGGCACAACAGCAAAGTGCGCAGCCTCAGTTTCGTGCCGCCGGATGACACTCGCCTCATCTCGTCCGGTGCCGACGGCGCTGTATTCGAGTTTAGCCTGTGCGACTTTCACAAGGTCCGCGACAGTATCACAAAGGCCATGGCGTACTactgcgccgcggcggatGTGCACACAGTCTGGGCGGTTGGAAACGATCGGAAGATGCGGCAGATGGACCGAGGCACGATGCTACAGACGATTGAGTACAACCTGCCTGGCGCGTCGATGCGGTGCATGCTGGTGAGTCAGTCACTGAAGCTCCTCTTTGGCGGCTGCGAAGACGGTaccgtgcgtgtgttcaaTACGTACCTTGGGGAAAAGCTCAACGGGCAGGTAGTGGaccgtggcggtggcggcgccagcgctggcggggtaggaggcggtggcgacggtcATCACGGCAACCCACGCACCATAACGGCGCCACGTGACATCATGATCGAGtcgcacaccacacacaccggcGTCGTCACGGACATCGCCCTTGCGCACGACGGGGGCATGCTTGTCACTGCCGGCGAGGACGGGATGGTAGTCTTTTGGGACGTCGTGGCCCCGCACCACGGCACTGTAAAGCACATCGAGTACACGACAGAGCTCCTCGTCGATCGCCGTGACCTGGAGGCTTCCATGCAGCTCCTACGCAACCTTACCACCCAAGTGAaggacctgcagcagcgcatggggcagcagaagctgaagaaggaGCGGGAACATGAGGAGCAAATCTCTCAACTTGACCGAGAGTACAGGAGTGAAATGCAGAAGCAAAAGTCGGAGATCGCCGTGCTCCAGGCGGCTAAAGGCGAACAGGCCATTCGCTTCACTGAGTTCATGGCGGAGATGGAGCAGAAGTCTGCCCAGGTGCTCCGCCAGACCGAGGAGGACTACCGCTGCAAAATAGAGTCACTAAGCAGTCGTGCCGATCaactgcgccacctccttgcCGAGGCAGATGCGGAGCACATACGCCAGAAGGCCCTCTTGCAGGCTGAGGTCGAGAGCCAGCACCAGGCGGACAAGCGACGGCATCAGAGGGAGTTCGAGGCTCTGGATGAGGAGCATCACCGCATtgcggcagagaaggagcgcaaCGACGCAGAGACGGAGGCGATGTGCGCCATCATTGAGGAGGACAACGACACCGAGATCGTGAAGGCAAAGGAGTACTATGAGAAGCGTCTCCgtgagcaggaggaggagacggctCTACTGCAGTCGGTCAACAATGCGCTTCTCTCCAAAGTGAACTTGAGCCGTGCTGAGCTGGAGTCCAAGATGGCCGATATCACCGAGAAGCTGCGACAACAGAGGGTGTTAGAGTCGCATATCGACTCGGCCAATCGCGACATTGAGGCCCTAACAAATGAGGTACGTgagcgaggggaggcgaTTGCCGAGAGGGAGCGCCGCATCCAAGACCTGCGCACCAAGAAccaggagctggagaagttCAAGTTTGTGCTCGAGTACAAGCGCAAGGAGCTCAAGACGCAGATTGAGCCAAAGGACAGCGAGATCAGCGCCTCCAAGCTGAAGCTGGAGCACATGGAGGCAGAGACGAGCCAGTACGAGTCCAGCAATGAACACTTGGTTTTGCAGATCAAGAGCCTGCGGCAGAAGCGAGCGGCCCAGCAGAAAGAGCTCGACGGCATCGCGGCCCGCATAGCCGAGGCCAAGTCGCTTCAGGGCCGCATGTGGGCGGAGATCAGCGATACCTACAACGACTATCGAATGTCGAAGGACAATAAGCGACTCAAGTTGCTGGCGAAGACGCTCTACAAGAACCACACGAGTGGGTGCAGACCAGTCAACCAGCACCAGTTTACATCTGCTCGGACTGCCACAGATGAGGTTAAGGACTATCACCGGGAGCGTGACCATCTGGAGGGAAACCTGGCAAGCCTGAAGAAGAAGATCAccaaggacgaggagaacCATCGcatggagaagcagcgcattACAACTGAGAACGTAATCCTTATCAAGGAGATCAACGACCTCCGCAAGGAGGCACGAACGCTGGCTGCAAAGGCCGGCGTGGTGCGTCCCACCGACCCAAACGGCGTCTCTGTGTACGACGAGGAGTACGCGCGGGAGATCAGCGTGCAGCAAGCGGAGATAGGGCGACTGCGCGCGATTGTCCAGCAGCTagaggcgcagctgaaggCGAAGGGGCTTCCACTACCCGTCACCGATGCCTAG